The region TGTCGGTAGTTGCAGTGGCGACCGGCGCGTTTGCTTTCGTCACGACCGAGTTCTTGCCGGTCGGCCTGTTGCCGCAGATCGCGCATGACCTCGGCGTATCGCCGGGAACCGCCGGCCTGATGGTGACGACGCCGGGTGTGGTCGCGGCCATTTCGGCGCCGGGTCTGATGCTTGGGGCGGGGCGCATCAACCGCCGCTTCATCTTGCTGATGCTATCGGTACTGTTGCTGGCATCGAACCTGGTGTCGGCCTTTGCGCCGTCGTTCGGCGTCATGCTGCTCGGCCGTGCGCTATTGGGAGCGGCTCTGGGCGGCTTCTGGACGCTGGCGCTGGCGACTGCCGGTCGTCTGGTGCGGCAGGAACATGCGGCCAAGGCAACGGCGATGATCCTTAGCGGAGTGACGTTCGCGACCGTTATCGGCGTGCCGCTCGGCACCTTCATTAGCGGCCTGTCGTCGTGGCGCGCATCGTTCATCGCGACCGGCATTCTGGCTGCGCTGGCATTGGCGGCGCAAACTTTGCTGTTGCCGTCGCTGCCGTCGAAGGCGGCGATCCGCTTCCGCGATCTGACTACGCTGGTGAGCCGCCGCAATCCGCGCAAGAGTTTGCTGATGGTGGCGCTGGTGTTCGGTGCGCATTTTTCGTCGTACACCTATATCGCGCCTTTCCTGGGGCAGAACGGCTTCAGCCTGACGCTGATCACGTCGGTGCTGCTGGCGTTCGGCTTCGTCGGCTTCGTGTCCAACCTGGTGATTTCCGCCTTCGTCACGCGTCATCTGCAGGCCTCGTTGTTCGGCGTGGTGGCGTTGCTGATGGTGGCCTTGTTCGCCATGCCGCTGGTGCACGCGTCGCAACTCGGCGTGACCGCGATGGTAATCGCCTGGGGCGTCGCCTTCGGTGCGATTCCCCTGTGCCTGAGCATCTGGCTGCAGCTGTCGTCGCCGGATTTGCCGGAAGCCGGTTCGGCGCTGTTCGTCAGCATCGTGCAGGTCGCCATCGCCGTCGGTTCTTTCGTCGGCGGGGTGGTGGTCGATGCGATGGGTATTCCATCGACGCTGTGGCTGGGTAGCGCGCTGGGCCTGCTGGGTCTGCTTGCGATTGCCAGCTTCGGCATGGGCAACAAGAAGCTCGACGAAATACTGAGCAAGTAATCGAAAGAAAGCCCGTGAGCTGAAACTCGCGGGCTTTTTTCATTGGTGAAGTCGTGATGCCGAATGCGGAACCAGTCGTACCGGCGTCTCTCCTATCATCACGCGAGGCGCGATCATGTTGATCGTGTTGTCGTCTCAACAAGGAGTTATCCCATGAGCGCAAAACCAGTCAAGGTCCCCGGACCGGATCATCCCATCACCATCACGCCGACTGCGGCCCGCGTGGTCGTCTCGCTGGCCGGCCGCACCATTGCCGATACACGTGCGGCACTCGCCTTGAAGGAGGCGAGTTATCCGCCGGTGTACTACATTCCCCGTGCAGACGTCGACCAGAGCCTGCTGGAGCGTACCGATCATCAGACCTATTGTCCTTACAAAGGCGAGTGCTCGTACTACAGCATCCCGATCGGCGGCGAACGCTCGGTCAACGCGGTCTGGAGTTACGAGGATCCGTATGCTGCCGTGGCGGCGATCAAGGATTACGTCGCCTTCTATCCGGATCGCGTGGATGCGCTTGAGGTACGTGATATCGCCTGATAGCGGGGCGTGTATTAAAGATGTTGCGACGGCGGCCGTTACCTGAGGATCACAATAATCAGCGGGAGCACGTCATGTTGATCGGCGCAAACGGCAATCTGCCGCAATCCGCGTATGCGAGCGATGCGGTCGGGACCAGGACAGAAAACGCTGCGCCTGTGGTTGCAAGTACGGCAACTGCAGCCGCTGCGCCATCCGTACAGATCGACAAGATCACGCTTTCGGCTGCTGCGGTGAGGCTGATCGAAGAAAATAGCCGGCTCGCCCAAGCCGCGGCGGGCAGCAGCGAAATCCCTGCGCCGGCAAGTCCTGACAGCAGGAAGGCAAAGAAGCGCCAGCCGAGTGCTTCGCCGATGCTGGATGTCGATGCCTTCCGCCTGATCCGCGAGAAGTTGCGCGCGCAGAATCTGCAACTGAAGGATCCGGGCCTGCAGGACAAGAAAAACAAGGATGACAAGGATCAGACCACGGCGGTCTCGCTATAATCATCGCGATCAATGTTGGCAGAGACAAAACAAATCCCACTCTGCTATAATTGTCGGCTCGTCGGGGCGTAGCGCAGCCTGGTAGCGTACTTGCATGGGGTGCAAGGGGTCGAGTGTTCGAATCACTCCGTCCCGACCAATAGAATCAAACCTCGCGGAGCAATCCGTAAGGAAAAACAGCACTGAATCGGCATCGCCGGTTCAGTGCTGTTTTGCTT is a window of Herbaspirillum hiltneri N3 DNA encoding:
- a CDS encoding DUF427 domain-containing protein yields the protein MSAKPVKVPGPDHPITITPTAARVVVSLAGRTIADTRAALALKEASYPPVYYIPRADVDQSLLERTDHQTYCPYKGECSYYSIPIGGERSVNAVWSYEDPYAAVAAIKDYVAFYPDRVDALEVRDIA
- a CDS encoding MFS transporter — translated: MEKNIAVNNAPVEVSHDPLSAAENAASPLRSWLSVVAVATGAFAFVTTEFLPVGLLPQIAHDLGVSPGTAGLMVTTPGVVAAISAPGLMLGAGRINRRFILLMLSVLLLASNLVSAFAPSFGVMLLGRALLGAALGGFWTLALATAGRLVRQEHAAKATAMILSGVTFATVIGVPLGTFISGLSSWRASFIATGILAALALAAQTLLLPSLPSKAAIRFRDLTTLVSRRNPRKSLLMVALVFGAHFSSYTYIAPFLGQNGFSLTLITSVLLAFGFVGFVSNLVISAFVTRHLQASLFGVVALLMVALFAMPLVHASQLGVTAMVIAWGVAFGAIPLCLSIWLQLSSPDLPEAGSALFVSIVQVAIAVGSFVGGVVVDAMGIPSTLWLGSALGLLGLLAIASFGMGNKKLDEILSK